The Brachybacterium huguangmaarense genome contains a region encoding:
- a CDS encoding ABC transporter substrate-binding protein has translation MFSRRSFLSASAIGLAGAASLTACSSDGPEKMESAPSGHPVQGKTLTYDPNHLVNDGEPITLEWWLWDGDTIFGKFAEAYSAIHTNVKIKVVKQPWEDYWTKLPLALKDGGNPAIFNIHNSYHANLFPYLEPYNVDLEQLSADYTGADAHVIDGKLYYTDYGLMSGVIYYNTELWEKAGLGDADIPQTWDQLREVATKLTVAEGDTITQAGFNFNSQFNAFTPGLPYQHGQNLFAEDQKTPTFASDAMSDLIAMFTGFYDTDKVGSKDFGNDSGESFGQGQSAMVYSWTHLGGTLAQDFPDAKYNTFRTPVPEAGQQPYAFDRYNGESTLGINKNADDAAKAVAQDFLKFYLTSEENLKALCLNYHVFPMYKPLAEDADITADPQLSSLADGIEHYIWPGPMPATIEENAKTMWQDILFNGTSPDDAMKAAQAGIEKDLTSADFAAVEDKYAFYQPSH, from the coding sequence ATGTTCAGTCGACGCTCATTCCTCTCAGCCTCCGCGATCGGCCTGGCCGGCGCGGCCTCCCTCACGGCGTGCTCGAGCGACGGGCCCGAGAAGATGGAGTCCGCGCCGAGCGGTCACCCGGTGCAGGGCAAGACCCTCACGTACGACCCCAACCACCTCGTCAACGACGGCGAGCCGATCACGCTCGAGTGGTGGCTGTGGGACGGCGACACGATCTTCGGGAAGTTCGCTGAGGCGTATTCCGCGATCCACACCAACGTGAAGATCAAGGTCGTCAAGCAGCCGTGGGAGGACTACTGGACGAAGCTCCCCCTCGCGCTCAAGGACGGCGGCAACCCCGCCATCTTCAACATCCACAACAGCTACCACGCCAACCTCTTCCCGTACCTCGAGCCGTACAACGTCGATCTCGAGCAGCTCTCGGCCGACTACACGGGCGCCGACGCCCACGTGATCGACGGCAAGCTCTACTACACCGACTACGGGCTCATGAGCGGGGTCATCTACTACAACACCGAGCTGTGGGAGAAGGCGGGCCTCGGCGACGCCGACATCCCCCAGACCTGGGACCAGCTGCGCGAGGTGGCCACGAAGCTCACGGTCGCTGAGGGCGACACGATCACGCAGGCGGGCTTCAACTTCAACAGCCAGTTCAACGCCTTCACGCCGGGCCTGCCCTACCAGCACGGCCAGAACCTCTTCGCCGAGGACCAGAAGACCCCGACCTTCGCGTCGGACGCGATGAGCGACCTGATCGCGATGTTCACCGGGTTCTACGACACCGACAAGGTCGGCTCGAAAGACTTCGGCAACGACTCGGGCGAGTCCTTCGGCCAGGGCCAGTCCGCGATGGTCTACTCGTGGACCCACCTGGGCGGCACGCTCGCCCAGGACTTCCCGGACGCGAAGTACAACACCTTCCGCACGCCGGTGCCGGAGGCCGGGCAGCAGCCGTACGCCTTCGACCGCTACAACGGCGAGTCCACCCTCGGCATCAACAAGAACGCCGACGACGCCGCCAAGGCGGTCGCCCAGGACTTCCTGAAGTTCTACCTCACGAGCGAGGAGAACCTGAAGGCGCTCTGCCTGAACTACCACGTCTTCCCGATGTACAAGCCGCTCGCCGAGGACGCCGACATCACGGCCGACCCCCAGCTGTCGTCGCTCGCCGACGGCATCGAGCACTACATCTGGCCCGGGCCGATGCCCGCGACCATCGAGGAGAACGCCAAGACGATGTGGCAGGACATCCTCTTCAACGGCACGAGCCCCGACGACGCGATGAAGGCCGCCCAGGCGGGCATCGAGAAGGACCTCACCTCCGCGGACTTCGCCGCCGTCGAGGACAAGTACGCGTTCTACCAGCCCTCCCACTGA
- a CDS encoding FBP domain-containing protein, which translates to MRPLSEDQIRDSFINTTVREARQVTVPDLDAVRWDDVEYLGWRDPKRDLLSYVVLELDDEAVGIMLRTQPPSPHRRKMMCAWCQDVTIADPAVLYVARRAGAPGRKGGTIGTAICAGFRCSANVRRAPSLTEMSGGSDEEKQYWIDLRIQELRDRSASFVREVARTA; encoded by the coding sequence ATGAGACCGCTCAGCGAGGACCAGATCCGCGACTCGTTCATCAACACCACGGTGCGTGAGGCACGTCAGGTCACGGTGCCCGACCTCGACGCCGTGCGCTGGGACGATGTCGAGTACCTCGGATGGCGCGACCCCAAGCGCGACCTGCTCTCCTACGTCGTGCTCGAGCTCGACGACGAGGCCGTCGGCATCATGCTGCGCACCCAGCCGCCCAGCCCACACCGGCGCAAGATGATGTGCGCGTGGTGCCAGGACGTCACGATCGCCGACCCGGCCGTGCTCTACGTGGCTCGCCGGGCAGGGGCGCCGGGCCGCAAGGGCGGCACCATCGGCACCGCGATCTGTGCGGGCTTCCGCTGCTCGGCCAACGTGCGCCGGGCGCCGTCGCTGACCGAGATGAGCGGCGGCTCCGACGAGGAGAAGCAGTACTGGATCGACCTGCGTATCCAGGAGCTCCGGGACCGTTCGGCGTCGTTCGTGCGCGAGGTCGCGCGGACGGCGTGA
- a CDS encoding M50 family metallopeptidase has product MSLETLRHAIGERIVPTADPAAGWWTLLAVAVALVLVAVPAAWRPARLAVTIVHELGHAVVGILVGRRFTGFVVSADMSGHAVTVGRSRGFGRVVSTWAGYPAPAVVGAVLTHIAFGGFSRTTLFADLVILVVSLVFVRSAHTLATVLVAVVAIGALWWWGSAALAAAVVLGAGVFLLLGAWRHFGAVMAHGRRQDDPQQLAQLTGVPTAVWVASYVLVLAACTWWGWRALAPHVL; this is encoded by the coding sequence GTGAGTCTGGAGACCCTGCGCCACGCGATCGGCGAGCGCATCGTGCCGACGGCCGACCCCGCGGCCGGCTGGTGGACCCTGCTCGCCGTCGCGGTCGCCCTCGTTCTCGTGGCCGTGCCGGCCGCGTGGAGGCCGGCACGGCTCGCGGTCACGATCGTGCACGAGCTCGGGCACGCCGTCGTCGGGATCCTGGTCGGCCGCCGCTTCACCGGATTCGTGGTGAGCGCCGACATGTCGGGGCATGCCGTCACGGTGGGACGCAGCCGCGGTTTCGGCCGCGTCGTGTCGACGTGGGCGGGCTACCCGGCGCCCGCGGTCGTGGGCGCGGTGCTGACTCACATCGCCTTCGGCGGCTTCTCGCGCACGACGCTGTTCGCCGACCTCGTGATCCTGGTGGTGTCGCTCGTCTTCGTGCGCTCGGCCCACACGCTCGCGACCGTGCTCGTCGCCGTCGTGGCGATCGGCGCCCTGTGGTGGTGGGGGAGCGCGGCGCTCGCCGCGGCGGTCGTGCTCGGCGCGGGCGTGTTCCTGCTGCTCGGCGCGTGGCGCCACTTCGGCGCCGTCATGGCTCACGGGCGACGCCAGGACGACCCCCAGCAGCTCGCCCAGCTCACGGGCGTCCCCACCGCGGTGTGGGTCGCAAGCTACGTGCTCGTGCTCGCCGCCTGCACGTGGTGGGGGTGGCGGGCGCTCGCCCCGCACGTGCTGTGA
- a CDS encoding LacI family DNA-binding transcriptional regulator codes for MTTLADVAKAAGVSTMTVSNVLAGRSSKVSATTAARVLEAVAATGYVPSGAARSLSGRRSRIVALVINGHGEVMTSTHDARYVGELALALQNRGYFSMLVTATDLGETVASLKSWNVDGAILINTMAMEIDELREAHDVPMLFSDNYSEDPTILTVRADDAAGGRLAAEHLLERGHREATFIGPVHYSVSVDDERWRGFRGPFERAGLRAPDAIQVATTNVVSGIALAEQLVREDRVPAAALCSADDLAAGFLIGLTRAGIRVPEDVSLIGYDGFDISRVTAPGLTTIAQDIGAKAARSVDSLLAAITGAAEPDRAAPLSVSLVERESVRRVGPALAVPGSGGAPSGTADDGPGPAVA; via the coding sequence ATGACGACGCTCGCCGATGTCGCGAAGGCCGCCGGTGTCAGCACGATGACCGTGTCGAACGTGCTCGCGGGACGCTCGAGCAAGGTCTCGGCGACGACCGCCGCGCGCGTGCTCGAAGCGGTCGCGGCGACCGGCTACGTGCCCAGCGGGGCCGCCCGGTCGCTCTCGGGCCGCCGTTCCCGCATCGTGGCGCTCGTGATCAACGGCCACGGCGAGGTCATGACCTCCACGCACGACGCCCGCTACGTGGGCGAGCTCGCCCTCGCGCTCCAGAACCGCGGGTACTTCTCGATGCTCGTGACCGCGACGGACCTCGGCGAGACCGTCGCGAGCCTGAAGTCCTGGAACGTCGACGGGGCAATCCTCATCAACACGATGGCGATGGAGATCGACGAGCTGCGCGAGGCGCACGACGTGCCCATGCTGTTCTCGGACAACTACTCCGAGGATCCGACGATCCTGACGGTGCGCGCGGACGACGCGGCCGGCGGCAGGCTCGCGGCCGAACACCTCCTCGAGCGCGGGCACCGCGAGGCCACGTTCATCGGGCCGGTGCACTACAGCGTGAGCGTCGACGACGAGCGCTGGCGCGGATTCCGGGGGCCCTTCGAGCGGGCCGGGCTTCGCGCCCCCGACGCGATCCAGGTCGCGACCACGAACGTGGTCTCGGGGATCGCGCTGGCCGAGCAGCTCGTCCGGGAGGACAGGGTCCCCGCCGCCGCCCTGTGCTCGGCCGACGACCTGGCGGCCGGCTTCCTGATCGGGCTCACCCGAGCAGGCATCCGCGTGCCCGAGGACGTGTCGCTCATCGGCTACGACGGCTTCGACATCAGCCGGGTGACGGCGCCCGGCCTCACCACGATCGCCCAGGACATCGGCGCCAAGGCCGCGCGGAGCGTCGACTCCCTGCTCGCGGCGATCACCGGAGCGGCCGAGCCGGACCGCGCCGCGCCGCTCTCGGTCTCGCTCGTGGAGCGCGAGTCCGTGCGCCGCGTCGGGCCGGCGCTCGCTGTGCCGGGCTCCGGCGGCGCACCGAGCGGAACGGCCGATGACGGGCCCGGCCCGGCTGTCGCCTGA
- a CDS encoding peroxiredoxin → MSDVKLAVGDRAPDFDLPAAGGGRIGLEDLRGAPAVIWFYPAAGTSLCTKQACGLRDDYALFADAGYRILGISPDPVPDLERFIADQQLPYDLASDPSHETMAAYGAWGTKNMYGRLVEGTIRSTLAIDADGVLTLVKYRVGTPTHIALLRDRLGL, encoded by the coding sequence ATGTCCGACGTGAAGCTCGCCGTGGGGGACCGCGCCCCGGACTTCGACCTGCCCGCCGCGGGCGGCGGCCGCATCGGCCTCGAGGACCTGCGCGGGGCGCCGGCCGTGATCTGGTTCTACCCGGCGGCGGGCACGAGCCTGTGCACGAAGCAGGCGTGCGGGCTGCGTGACGACTACGCGCTGTTCGCCGACGCCGGCTACCGCATCCTGGGGATCTCCCCGGACCCGGTGCCCGACCTCGAGCGGTTCATCGCGGACCAGCAGCTGCCCTACGACCTCGCGTCCGACCCCTCCCACGAGACCATGGCCGCGTACGGCGCCTGGGGCACCAAGAACATGTACGGCCGACTCGTCGAGGGCACGATCCGCTCGACCCTCGCGATCGACGCCGACGGCGTCCTCACCCTCGTGAAGTACCGCGTGGGCACGCCCACGCACATCGCCCTGCTGCGCGACCGCCTGGGGCTGTGA
- a CDS encoding glycosyl-4,4'-diaponeurosporenoate acyltransferase CrtO family protein gives MTPGPVDPGRGRRRATSAVVGAIGVLLLIGAWATVGPRHPVFALVVTMTSFGLVPFLGRPLAPHLPRWLLDVPPGERVLHRLLGIGLVMRVLDAVRWNASLGRGRGTAGTRAGLRAVDRHTRESLAAHGVGALVHAGAAVAPAAAGAWGVAGLVLFGGLAAHVYPVLIQRAVRLRLAPLLARL, from the coding sequence GTGACGCCGGGGCCGGTGGATCCGGGGCGGGGGCGGCGCCGGGCCACCTCGGCCGTGGTGGGCGCGATCGGCGTCCTGCTGCTGATCGGCGCCTGGGCGACGGTGGGCCCCCGCCATCCGGTGTTCGCGCTCGTCGTCACGATGACGAGCTTCGGGCTCGTGCCCTTCCTCGGTCGTCCCCTCGCGCCGCATCTGCCGCGATGGCTGCTCGACGTGCCGCCCGGTGAGCGGGTGCTGCACCGGCTGCTGGGGATCGGCCTCGTGATGCGGGTGCTCGACGCCGTGCGCTGGAACGCGTCGCTCGGCCGTGGCCGCGGGACCGCCGGCACCCGGGCGGGGTTGCGCGCGGTCGACCGGCATACGCGCGAGAGCCTCGCCGCGCACGGCGTCGGCGCCCTCGTGCACGCCGGCGCGGCGGTCGCCCCCGCGGCCGCGGGGGCCTGGGGCGTCGCGGGCCTCGTGCTGTTCGGCGGGCTCGCCGCCCACGTCTACCCCGTGCTGATCCAGCGGGCGGTGCGCCTGCGCCTGGCGCCGCTGCTCGCGCGGCTGTGA
- a CDS encoding excinuclease ABC subunit UvrA translates to MPPADRPQPDHVSVRGARVHNLRDIDVDVPLNRLVGIAGVSGSGKSSLAMGVLYAEGSRRYVEALSTYTRRRMAQAPRADVDAVTHVPAALALRQRPGVPGVRSTFGTSTELLNVLRLMFSRLASHVCPNGHRVPPTIDVAAEVPFTCPTCGAEVHAPGAEALAFNSEGACPRCEGTGIVRDVDDASLVPDPSKTLDGGAVVPWNMFGFNVQPDIVREFGVRTDVPWRDLTAHEREIVLGGPAEKKHITVTSKKGVHDLDFTFRNARLTVTEELRRAKDEKRLARVSRFLSERTCPDCHGSRLSEAARRPEIDGITLADATAKTLDDVIAWARTITDPLPEPMHPMARGLVDQFTQMAARLVHLGLGYLSLDRAGSTLSTGERQRVQLARAVRNRTTGVLYVLDEPSIGLHPSNIDGLLELVGDLLGDGNSVLLVDHDVQVLREADHLIEIGPGSGRDGGTVIAQGEVAHVAADPASRLGPFLSGAEQVAARRRAEADDVFASGTIRLRTAPLHTVRALDVEIPRGRLTAVTGVSGSGKTTMVLESLVPAVRAAVEDRGLPSHVASLEADGIARIHQIDATPIGVNVRSTVATYSGVLDDLRRAFARTDEAVARGLTLGDFSYNTGSLRCPRCEGTGRVSLDVQFLPDIDIDCPECDGRRYAPEADEIRRAVPGRSAEHDGAGEEAQEGGPHDDAEGRGVSLPELMGTTVSEAIDLVGDIPPVRRRLTTLVDLGLGYLTLGEDTPALSGGEAQRLKLAGQVDRTQTDSVFVFDEPSVGLHPLDVRTLLRVLDRLVDHGATLVVIEHDLDMIADADWIIDMGPGGGEAGGRIVATGTPEQVSAATESSTGTYLARHLDRS, encoded by the coding sequence GTGCCTCCCGCCGACCGCCCCCAGCCCGATCATGTGTCCGTGCGCGGCGCCCGCGTGCACAACCTCCGGGACATCGACGTCGACGTCCCCCTGAACCGCCTGGTCGGGATCGCCGGCGTGTCCGGCTCCGGCAAGTCGTCGCTCGCGATGGGGGTGCTGTACGCCGAGGGGTCGCGCCGCTACGTCGAGGCCCTGTCGACCTACACACGGCGGCGCATGGCCCAGGCCCCGCGCGCCGACGTGGACGCCGTGACCCACGTGCCCGCGGCGCTCGCGCTGCGCCAGCGGCCGGGCGTGCCCGGGGTGCGCTCGACCTTCGGCACCTCGACGGAGCTGCTGAACGTGCTGCGGCTGATGTTCTCCCGCCTGGCCTCGCACGTGTGCCCGAACGGGCATCGGGTGCCCCCGACGATCGACGTCGCCGCGGAGGTGCCGTTCACGTGTCCGACGTGCGGGGCCGAGGTGCACGCGCCCGGGGCGGAGGCGCTCGCCTTCAACTCCGAGGGAGCGTGCCCCCGGTGCGAGGGCACCGGGATCGTGCGCGACGTCGACGACGCCTCGCTCGTCCCCGACCCGTCCAAGACGCTCGACGGCGGGGCCGTCGTGCCCTGGAACATGTTCGGCTTCAACGTGCAGCCCGACATCGTGCGCGAGTTCGGGGTGCGCACCGACGTGCCCTGGCGCGACCTGACCGCCCATGAGCGGGAGATCGTGCTCGGCGGGCCGGCCGAGAAGAAGCACATCACCGTCACCTCGAAGAAGGGCGTGCACGACCTCGACTTCACCTTCCGCAACGCCCGTCTGACCGTCACCGAGGAGCTGCGGCGTGCCAAGGACGAGAAGCGCCTCGCACGGGTGAGCCGCTTCCTGAGCGAGCGCACGTGCCCCGACTGCCACGGCAGCCGCCTGTCGGAGGCCGCGCGCCGCCCCGAGATCGACGGGATCACCCTCGCGGACGCGACCGCCAAGACCCTCGACGACGTGATCGCGTGGGCGCGGACGATCACCGACCCGCTGCCCGAGCCCATGCATCCGATGGCGCGCGGGCTCGTGGACCAGTTCACGCAGATGGCCGCGCGCCTCGTGCACCTGGGCCTCGGGTACCTGAGCCTCGACCGCGCCGGCTCGACGCTCTCGACCGGCGAGCGCCAGCGCGTCCAGCTCGCGCGTGCCGTGCGCAACCGCACGACGGGCGTGCTGTACGTGCTGGACGAGCCGAGCATCGGCCTGCACCCCTCCAACATCGACGGCCTGCTCGAGCTCGTGGGCGACCTGCTGGGCGACGGCAACTCCGTGCTGCTCGTGGACCACGACGTGCAGGTGCTCCGCGAGGCCGACCATCTGATCGAGATCGGGCCCGGCTCCGGCCGCGACGGCGGCACCGTGATCGCCCAGGGCGAGGTCGCGCACGTCGCGGCCGACCCGGCATCGCGGCTCGGACCGTTCCTGTCGGGTGCCGAGCAGGTCGCGGCACGCCGTCGCGCGGAGGCCGACGACGTGTTCGCCTCCGGCACGATCCGGCTGCGGACAGCGCCGCTGCACACCGTCCGCGCGCTCGACGTGGAGATCCCGCGCGGCCGCCTGACCGCGGTGACCGGCGTGTCCGGCTCGGGCAAGACGACGATGGTGCTCGAGTCGCTCGTCCCGGCGGTCCGGGCCGCGGTCGAGGACCGTGGCCTGCCGTCGCACGTGGCCTCGCTCGAGGCCGACGGCATCGCCCGGATCCACCAGATCGACGCGACGCCGATCGGCGTCAACGTGCGCTCGACCGTCGCCACCTACTCCGGTGTGCTCGACGACCTGCGACGCGCCTTCGCCCGCACCGACGAGGCCGTCGCGCGCGGGCTCACGCTCGGCGACTTCTCCTACAACACCGGCTCGCTGCGCTGCCCTCGCTGCGAGGGGACGGGCCGCGTGTCGCTCGACGTGCAGTTCCTGCCCGACATCGACATCGACTGCCCCGAGTGCGACGGCCGGCGCTATGCGCCCGAGGCCGACGAGATCCGCCGCGCGGTGCCCGGGCGCTCCGCGGAGCACGACGGCGCGGGCGAGGAGGCGCAGGAGGGCGGGCCCCACGACGACGCGGAGGGTCGCGGGGTCTCCCTGCCGGAGCTGATGGGCACGACCGTGAGCGAGGCGATCGACCTGGTGGGAGACATCCCGCCCGTGCGCCGCCGGCTCACGACGCTCGTCGACCTCGGGCTCGGCTACCTGACGCTCGGCGAGGACACGCCCGCGCTCTCGGGCGGCGAGGCCCAGCGGCTCAAGCTCGCCGGGCAGGTCGATCGCACGCAGACCGACTCCGTGTTCGTGTTCGACGAGCCCAGCGTGGGGCTGCACCCGCTCGACGTGCGCACCCTGCTGCGTGTGCTCGACCGGCTCGTCGACCACGGCGCGACCCTCGTCGTCATCGAGCACGACCTCGACATGATCGCCGACGCCGACTGGATCATCGACATGGGACCCGGCGGCGGCGAGGCGGGAGGCCGGATCGTGGCCACCGGCACGCCCGAGCAAGTGAGCGCCGCGACGGAGTCCTCGACCGGCACCTATCTCGCGCGCCACCTGGACCGGAGCTGA
- the ppc gene encoding phosphoenolpyruvate carboxylase, with protein MVGDDPHIDAPLRAVVRRLSTLLGRTIADQHGQELLDLVEDVRRQTKQAKASADPEDAQRIQQRLAELPIEQATALTRAFTEYFLLANAAEQVYRVRAISETAAEDSWIPHTVKEIAAERGSEALQKAVDSLDVRLVFTAHPTEASRRAVLTKLRRVSDLLEDETEEGSVERRRQDRDLSEVIEVLWQTDELRRQKPTPLDEARNALYYLREIYLHTMPGLLDDFRDELRENGADLDETTTPLRFGSWIGGDRDGNPFVTAQVTREVLRLQADTAIDLSIELINRAILELSVSSSLTGDDPELRESLQAESALLAEDQYEMYAEEPYRLKLGVIRAKLQNTRRRIRRGTPHEHGTDYLRSSELQADFDLLRSALRRHQGDRVADGSLAIAQQLVAGIGLSLATLDVREHAEKHHEVLSRLFDRLGELDRPYAELSRAERTEALSAELGSRRPMAGADLASEESGILNDATRPTFEVFREIREAHRTYGPECIETYIVSMTRGADDILAVALLAREAGLVDLASADDKRADIGFVPLLETVEELRHAGEILDALLEDPSFREIVRLRGDRQEIMLGYSDSNKESGVITSQWEIHQAQRRLRDVAAKHGVTLRLFHGRGGSVGRGGGPTYDAITAQPYGVLEGSIKFTEQGEVISDKYMLPVLARENLDLSLAAVLQGSALHTEPRVSPEQLDRFGDVMQTVSDAAFARYRTLADDPDLPEYFVTSTPVEQLGDLNIGSRPSKRTTSEKGLDGLRAIPWVFGWTQSRQIVPGWFGAGSGLKAARDAGLEEDLHEMLRHWHFFRTVLSNIEMTLAKTDMDIAAHYVHSLVPERLWPLFDRIREEFELTVAEVERLTGVLGLLDNQPILKRTLTVRDRYLDPISYMQVAMLQRVRALAEKGEEPSEELQRALLTTINGVAAGLKNTG; from the coding sequence GTGGTGGGGGACGATCCCCATATCGATGCCCCGCTGCGCGCCGTCGTGCGCCGCCTGTCCACACTGCTCGGCCGCACGATCGCCGACCAGCACGGCCAGGAGCTCCTCGACCTCGTCGAGGACGTGCGCCGGCAGACCAAGCAGGCCAAGGCGTCGGCCGATCCCGAGGACGCCCAGCGCATCCAGCAGCGACTGGCCGAGCTGCCGATCGAGCAGGCGACCGCGCTCACGCGCGCCTTCACCGAGTACTTCCTGCTGGCCAACGCCGCCGAGCAGGTGTACCGGGTGCGCGCCATCTCGGAGACCGCGGCCGAGGACTCCTGGATCCCCCACACCGTCAAGGAGATCGCCGCGGAGCGCGGCTCCGAGGCGCTCCAGAAGGCCGTCGACAGCCTCGACGTGCGCCTCGTGTTCACCGCGCATCCCACGGAGGCCTCGCGCCGGGCCGTGCTGACCAAGCTCCGGCGCGTCTCCGATCTGCTCGAGGACGAGACCGAGGAGGGCAGCGTCGAGCGTCGCCGCCAGGACCGCGACCTGTCCGAGGTCATCGAGGTGCTGTGGCAGACCGACGAGCTGCGCCGCCAGAAGCCGACGCCGCTCGACGAGGCGCGCAACGCCCTGTACTACCTGCGCGAGATCTACCTGCACACGATGCCGGGCCTGCTCGACGACTTCCGCGACGAGCTGCGGGAGAACGGCGCCGATCTCGACGAGACCACGACGCCCCTGCGCTTCGGCTCCTGGATCGGCGGCGACCGCGACGGCAACCCCTTCGTGACCGCGCAGGTCACGCGCGAGGTCCTGCGCCTGCAGGCCGACACCGCGATCGACCTGTCCATCGAGCTCATCAACCGGGCGATCCTCGAGCTGTCGGTCTCGAGCTCGCTCACGGGCGACGACCCCGAGCTGCGCGAGAGCCTCCAGGCCGAGAGTGCCCTCCTGGCCGAGGACCAGTACGAGATGTACGCCGAGGAGCCCTACCGCCTCAAGCTCGGCGTGATACGGGCCAAGCTGCAGAACACCCGGCGACGGATCCGCCGCGGTACCCCGCACGAGCACGGCACGGACTACCTGCGCAGCTCCGAGCTCCAGGCCGACTTCGACCTGCTGCGCTCGGCGCTGCGCCGCCACCAGGGGGACAGGGTCGCCGACGGCTCGCTCGCGATCGCTCAGCAGCTGGTGGCCGGCATCGGGCTCTCCCTCGCGACCCTCGATGTGCGCGAGCACGCCGAGAAGCACCACGAGGTCCTCTCCCGCCTGTTCGACCGTCTCGGTGAGCTCGACCGCCCGTACGCCGAGCTGAGCCGCGCGGAGCGGACGGAGGCGCTCTCCGCGGAGCTCGGGAGCCGACGGCCGATGGCCGGCGCCGACCTCGCCTCCGAGGAGAGCGGCATCCTCAACGATGCGACGCGCCCCACCTTCGAGGTGTTCCGCGAGATCCGCGAGGCGCACCGCACGTACGGCCCCGAGTGCATCGAGACCTACATCGTGTCGATGACCCGCGGCGCCGACGACATCCTCGCCGTCGCGCTGCTGGCCCGCGAGGCCGGTCTGGTCGATCTCGCGAGCGCCGACGACAAGCGCGCCGACATCGGCTTCGTGCCCCTGCTCGAGACCGTCGAGGAGCTGCGCCATGCCGGCGAGATCCTCGACGCGCTGCTCGAGGACCCGTCCTTCCGGGAGATCGTGCGCCTGCGCGGCGACCGCCAGGAGATCATGCTCGGCTACTCCGACTCCAACAAGGAGTCCGGCGTCATCACGAGCCAGTGGGAGATCCATCAGGCGCAGCGGCGCCTGCGCGACGTCGCCGCCAAGCACGGCGTCACCCTGCGTCTGTTCCACGGTCGCGGCGGCAGCGTCGGCCGCGGCGGCGGCCCCACCTACGACGCCATCACCGCGCAGCCGTACGGCGTGCTCGAGGGCTCCATCAAGTTCACCGAGCAGGGCGAGGTCATCTCGGACAAGTACATGCTGCCGGTGCTCGCGCGCGAGAACCTCGACCTCTCCCTCGCGGCGGTCCTGCAGGGCTCGGCGCTGCACACCGAGCCGCGCGTGTCGCCCGAGCAGCTCGATCGCTTCGGGGACGTCATGCAGACCGTCTCGGACGCGGCGTTCGCCCGGTATCGCACGCTCGCGGACGACCCGGACCTGCCCGAGTACTTCGTGACCTCGACGCCGGTCGAGCAGCTCGGCGATCTCAACATCGGCTCGCGCCCGTCCAAGCGCACGACGTCGGAGAAGGGCCTCGACGGCCTGCGAGCGATCCCGTGGGTGTTCGGCTGGACCCAGTCGCGCCAGATCGTGCCCGGCTGGTTCGGAGCGGGCTCCGGCCTCAAGGCCGCGCGCGACGCGGGCCTCGAGGAGGACCTGCACGAGATGCTGCGGCACTGGCACTTCTTCCGCACGGTGCTGTCCAACATCGAGATGACGCTCGCGAAGACCGACATGGACATCGCCGCGCACTACGTGCATTCGCTCGTGCCCGAGCGGCTGTGGCCGCTGTTCGACCGCATCCGTGAGGAGTTCGAGCTCACCGTGGCGGAGGTCGAGCGCCTCACGGGGGTGCTGGGGCTGCTCGACAACCAGCCGATCCTCAAGCGCACGCTCACCGTGCGCGACCGCTACCTCGATCCGATCAGCTACATGCAGGTCGCGATGCTGCAGCGGGTGCGCGCCCTCGCCGAGAAGGGCGAGGAGCCGAGCGAGGAGCTGCAGCGCGCGCTGCTGACCACGATCAACGGCGTCGCGGCGGGCCTGAAGAACACGGGCTGA